The following proteins are co-located in the Vanessa cardui chromosome 15, ilVanCard2.1, whole genome shotgun sequence genome:
- the LOC124535611 gene encoding dnaJ-like protein 60 translates to MYFIKRNTLFDSAYKFMRLYSSSKKTHYEVLNLQKNCTDKDIKNAFIQMSKEYHPDKNKNEKAQENFVRIVEAYNVLGKPSSRAQYDQISDLDNQSAYSYVYKTNPSYNWRTTYHAQSNYQNYNEKTDSYYGVKGWKKISNTDLILICFGIAVVGVILQVVIIRESYYFHRKKNDDKSIKLAEELEKVRATARGKTRDMQTQVLLDKIVTAANPSVATASLGQTLAEDKK, encoded by the exons atgtattttattaaaagaaatactttatttgaTTCGGCGTATAAATTTATGAGATTGTATAG ttccaGTAAAAAGACGCACTATGAAGTTCTTAACTTACAGAAAAACTGTACGGATAAAGACATAAAGAATGCGTTTATCCAGATGAGCAAAGAG TATCAtccagataaaaataaaaatgaaaaggcTCAGGAAAATTTCGTTCGTATTGTTGAAGCATATAATGTCCTCGGTAAACCTAGCAGCAGAGCTCAATATGATCAGATTTCAGACCTAGATAATCAGAGTGCCTAttcatatgtttataaaacaaatccatcttataa CTGGAGAACTACATACCATGCACAATCTAATTATcagaattataatgaaaaaacagATTCTTATTATGGTGTGAAAGGGTGGAAAAAGATATCCAATactgatttgattttgatttgttttggtATCGCTGTCGTAGGTGTCATTTTACAAGTTGTTATTATCAg GGAGTCTTATTACTTCCATCGAAAGAAAAACGACGATAAATCTATTAAGCTGGCTGAAGAGTTGGAAAAAGTCAGAGCAACTGCTAGGGGAAAAACTAGAGAC atgCAAACTCAAGTATTGCTGGATAAAATAGTGACAGCGGCGAACCCAAGCGTCGCCACAGCTTCACTTGGACAGACGTTAGCGGAAGATAAAAAGTGA